From Fulvivirga lutea:
TTTTATTGATGAAATCCATCGATTAAATCCTATTGTGGAGGAGTATTTGTACTCTGCAATGGAGGATTTTAAGATTGATATCATGTTGGACTCAGGGCCCAGTGCGAGAACAGTTCAAATCACGCTATCGCCATTTACCTTAATAGGCGCAACAACGCGCTCTGGTCTATTAACTTCTCCTTTGAGAGCTAGATTTGGTATCAACTCAAGGTTAGAGTATTACGATGCCGATCTGCTATCAAACATTGTTGAAAGGTCTTGCAGTATTTTAAGCACTTCAATAGACAGAGATGCTGCCATAGAAATTGCCAGAAGAAGCAGAGGTACACCTAGAATAGCCAACAACTTATTAAGAAGAACACGCGACTTTGCCGAAATAAAAGGGGATGGTAACATCAACATGGAAATTGCAAAAATGGCACTTAGTGCTTTGGATGTAGATGACCATGGATTAGATGATATGGATAATCGTATTCTTTCGACAATCATTGAAAAATTTAAAGGTGGGCCTGTAGGAATTTCTACCATCGCCACTGCTTGTGGAGAAGAGGCTGAAACTATTGAAGAAGTCTATGAGCCTTTTTTAATTAAGGAAGGTTACATTAAAAGAACATCGCGAGGTAGAGAAGCAACGGAGCTTGCCTATAAACATTTAAAAATTGTTCCTCCTACTCGAACTGGGGGTCTTTTTGACTAATCAAGGAATATTTTTTTCAATTTTTGTTAACATTCTGTAATAATTTTCGTCTAACAGGTACTAACTGATCAAATCAGTAAGAAAATGAAAACCCAACAACACAGAACTTTAATTATTGTATTAGGCGTGGCGATTGCAGTATGTGTATCCCTATTTACATTAAACTCTAAAGCCGCTGATAAAAATGAAGCACAGGTAAATATGCTTTCTAAGTATAAATCTACAGTGCCGTTGATTACTGAACCTTTATATATTTTGGTAAAGGGTCTCAATATCGTGAATAAGTAATATTTCCATTGCTGGAACAGTTAGAGCGGCTATCTTTGATAAGATGGCTAATTTAACTGCAGATAAGCACACTCGAATAATAAAACAAAAAGCCCATGAAATGGGCTTTTCTTTTTGTGGTATATCCAAAGCCAGGTACTTAGAAGAAGAAGCAAACAAGTTGGAAAACTGGCTGAAACGAGGCTATCAGGGAAAAATGAGTTACTTAGAAAATCATTTTGACAAGCGCCTCGACCCCACAAAGCTAGTACCGGGAGCAAAATCGGTTATCTCATTGGTTTACAACTATTATCCTAAAGAAGATTTAGCGAATGAAAACACTTATAAAATAGCTAAGTATGCTTATGGTAAAGACTACCATTTTGTTATCAAGGATAAGCTCAAAGGATTTTTAGAAGACTTAAGAGAGAATATTGGAGAGATTTCGGGTAGAGTTTTTGTAGATAGTGCTCCTGTGATGGAGCGCCAATGGGCAACACAATCAGGCGTAGGTTGGATAGGTAAAAATAGCCTGCTTTTAAATCGCTCTATGGGTAGCTTTTTCTTTTTAGCAGAATTAATACTTGATCTTGAACTTACGTATGATGGACCAGCACAAGATTATTGTGGCACTTGTACCGCATGTATGGATGCCTGTCCGACAGATGCTATTCCGGAACCTTATGTAGTTGACGGTAGTAAATGCATCTCATACTTAACTATTGAATTAAAGGATAATATTCCATCAGAGTTTAAAGGCCAAATGCAGGACTGGATATTTGGGTGTGATATCTGCCAGGATGTAT
This genomic window contains:
- the ruvB gene encoding Holliday junction branch migration DNA helicase RuvB, which gives rise to MREDYLQADDDHFGPEEKEFERALRPLSFSDFTGQQKVVDNIKVFVQAAKKRGEPLDHVLLHGPPGLGKTTLSHIIANELNTNIKVTSGPILDKPGDLAGLLTNLEDNDVLFIDEIHRLNPIVEEYLYSAMEDFKIDIMLDSGPSARTVQITLSPFTLIGATTRSGLLTSPLRARFGINSRLEYYDADLLSNIVERSCSILSTSIDRDAAIEIARRSRGTPRIANNLLRRTRDFAEIKGDGNINMEIAKMALSALDVDDHGLDDMDNRILSTIIEKFKGGPVGISTIATACGEEAETIEEVYEPFLIKEGYIKRTSRGREATELAYKHLKIVPPTRTGGLFD
- the queG gene encoding tRNA epoxyqueuosine(34) reductase QueG produces the protein MANLTADKHTRIIKQKAHEMGFSFCGISKARYLEEEANKLENWLKRGYQGKMSYLENHFDKRLDPTKLVPGAKSVISLVYNYYPKEDLANENTYKIAKYAYGKDYHFVIKDKLKGFLEDLRENIGEISGRVFVDSAPVMERQWATQSGVGWIGKNSLLLNRSMGSFFFLAELILDLELTYDGPAQDYCGTCTACMDACPTDAIPEPYVVDGSKCISYLTIELKDNIPSEFKGQMQDWIFGCDICQDVCPWNRFSKPHSEPQFEPHHDLKEMTKSDWEEMTEEVFRKVFKKSAVKRTKFNGLQRNIKFNSQKS